The following nucleotide sequence is from Borrelia sp. A-FGy1.
TTTTATGAACTCTAATATTTATAGCTATTATTATACTCTTACTATTAGTTTAGTAGAGATTTAATCCTAAGTATGGTATACAAACAAAGCTTTCCTAATGAGAAAAATCCAATAATGCTACAGCGCAGGTATTATCTTTTAAAGGTCTGATTCTCTAAGATCTGATATTAGAGCGTAGAAAAAGGATAAATTGAAATAGTATTTATGCCGATTGAATCTGATGTATGTCTTATTGATTTTATACATACATAAGGTTATATATTTGGGGAGGGGAGTGAATCCTGTTAGTGTTCCACCTAATAATATCTGCTTTTTTCTTTTACTTGTCGTGAATTTTATAATTGTTTCAGGGTCAACAACAGAGATATTATCTTCAATTTGCAGTTTTATTTTAGATTGAATCAATTAAATAAATGCTTTAATTCAAAACGTGAATAATATTGTAATTATTATCTTTTTAGACTATAAATTTATGCATCAATTAGAAACCGTTGATTAAATGCTTATAAGCTTTTTTGTCTTATGTATCCTTCTTTCATAAGAATTTCAGTTAATCGCTTATGTACATTAGAACTTTCCTTCTAGACAGTTTTGCCAGATATAATGGGTATATTTTTGTTTTTTATTTCTTTTTTTTGTTATTAGGTTTTCAATGTCATAGGGACTCTTAGTTTCTAATTTTATTTCTAAATTTAGTCAATATGAGTGAATTTTAGATGCTTGATTGATTCTCTCTGCATATATACAATCCTTACATGTATTCCTACGAGATAAACTATTAAGGATAAGATAAAATTCTTATAGTTAGATTTATTATTTACCTTATTCGTATTACTGTTTAAAGGAATTTCTAAAATCTGTTTTATCAATCATTTGTTTTTATAATTTTTCTTTTAATTTTTTATTTTTGAATATGTTTTATTAAGGATATTATTCTTTAATAAGAGTGTTACCTGTAATCTCTTTTGGTATATATTATAAGGAATAATTTAAAGTTATGCATCAGAATTATTAAAATCAAATCTATTATCCTTGATTTGCCAATTTAGCTATTCTATAGTTGTTAACTAAATTTTCTTTTGTATGTGTCATTTTAATGTGTTTTTCAAGCCCTTGTTCTGTTTATTTTTTCTTTTCTATTTTTTATAGAAGTTTTTTATCTTTTAGATATCATTTTTATTAGGTATAGTTGTAATTTTTTAATTATATTGTCTTTTTTAAATTGATAGTTGATAATGTCATTTTTTGAGATAACGAATGTTTCACAAAAGGCTCCTTGCCGCAGATATTATGTTATAGTACATGGATATGAATTATTTCATTTTATGATTTTATCTATTTTATCTAAATTATAAGAAAAATGATTTTATATATAATCTAACTTTTAATCCTGTTATTGATTGTAAAATAGTTGTATACGATGGGTTTCATAAAAAATGTTATCTTAATTATTAGTTTTTTTGATGGTGGGAAAGGGAATAAATGTAAGTAATGGTCCTTAAAGAATTTTAATATAGTCGGTATAGCTTTTGAATTTGTTGATTGATTTACTTGTAATCATGTAGAATATTCTATTGATTTTAAGATAAATAAAGCATGATTTATGGTGTAAAATATATCTAAAAAAAGTGAGGGGGGGGGGATTAACAAGAACTTAACTATAATTATTGAGCTTGATTTTATTTTTGATTGGTAAAATAAAGCAATTATATAATGATATATTAATTATTTTTTGGTATTAAGCCAAGCTTATTTGGATAATTGGCATATAACGTAGGTAATCATATTGGCTAGCAAGGTTTATTTAATTATGCTCTTAATAGAATTGTTAGAGTTATTTTTGTAGAAAAGGAGCACGAAACATTTGTATAGTTTTATTCTAAAATTTGATCCACTTGATACTATTGGCCTTGGCCGGAAGAATTTGTGATTGGTGAATTTGTATGTTATTTTGTTGCAATGGAGTTTTATTACATCATTTTTTAAATTGGGGGGGGGGCGGGTGTTGTATCATGCACTTGCTTCAGTAACATGATATTTTATTATTTTTATAATATTAAATGCCAAAGGATATGTTTAATAAAGTTTAACCTTTAACAGTCCTATCTAGGATTAATTTAAGTATTTATTGTGTAGTGATTCTCATGACAAGAAAAAGTAATTAAGATACAAACCATTTTTGTCAGTTAAGGCTTATTCTGAGAGAAGATAAATTTCTGGTTTTTAAACTATCGGGAGCGACGGGTCTCGAACCCGCGACCTCCTGCGTGACAGGCAGGCGTTCTAACCATCTGAACTACACCCCCAAACATAATACTTTAAAAGTATATTGTTTTTGCTTTTCTTTGTCAATTTATTTTAATGCGTTTATGTATTCCCATATTTTTGAATCTCTATCTACTGTTTTTCGACTAACGTTTTTAATTATATCTTTACTTGATATTATTTCTATGCTTTCCTTGGCTCTTGTTATTGCGGTATAGAGTAGTTCTTTTGTTAAGAATGGATGGTCTTCTATTATGATTATTACATTTTCATATTCAGAGCCTTGGCTTTTATGTATTGTTGTAGCAAAGCTAAGTTCATACTTGTTTATTAAGTTAAAATTTATCTTTTTATATTTTTCATTTTCTCTTTTAAATAAAACGTAAAATTTGGAATTTTCTTTAAAAATAACACCCCTCTCTCCGTTATATAAATCATTTTTATAGTCATTTTGAGTAATAAGAATGATTTGCCCAATTAGGTTACCATAAATTTTTTTTAAGTGCATTTTTATGCTTTCATTTATTCTTTTTGTACCAACTTTCCCAAAGTTTCTTGAGCATAGAATTATCTTCTTAAGAAGAAGATTAATAGTATGCTCTATTTTTTCATCTGTTAATAATTTAAGATTAAAATTATAGGAATTTTTGTATAGACTTTTTGTGTAATTGAATAATTCATTTTCTATGTTTATTTTGTTTATTTCCTTTAAAATTATTTTTCTGCTATTATTAATTTGGCTAAAAATTAAATCTTCATTTTCTTTGTGTATTGCTTCTGCTAATAAATTAATAGAATTATTGCTTCTAAAATTTTTTTTTAATATTTCTACATTTTCATTACTTATGTCTTTTATTTTGACGAGACTTGCATATATGTTGCCTCCAGATATTGATTGAAGTTGATTTTTGTCTCCTGCTAGGATAAGTTTTGTATTTATGTTGATTGCCTTTAATAATTTTAATAAATTGCTTGCATCTATCATAGATGTTTCATCAATTATGATTATGTCATATTCTAAAGGATTCTTTTCATTGTATTTATCATTTTTATTGATGAATGATATTTTTAATAATTTTTGAATTGTACCATATTCTGTTTCAAGATTTTTAAATATTTCTTTTAAACTTGATTTTAGCTTTTGGCTTGCTTTTCCTGTTGGCGCTATGAGAGCTACTTTTTGCTTATTTTTTAAATTGATATCAATTGCTTTTAGAATATAATTGATAGTTGTTGTTTTTCCTGTGCCAGGACCACCGCTTAGTATAAAAAAGTTACTTTTTAAAGATTTTTGAATTGAGCTTATCTGTTCTTCGCTTAATTCTTTAGTATTTAAATTATTCATAATATTTTGTATATTTTCTTTGCTGATTTTACTTTTGCTATTTTTAAGTCTTATATCTATTTTTTTAATTAATTCTTCTTCTTCTCTGAAATTTTTTTGAGTGTATATATTGATGTTATTTTCTATTATTAAAGGAGTTTTTATTTTTTCATATGGATTAAAGTCTCTTATTATGTTATTTTGTTTTAAATTTAATATTGTTTCTTTAATTTTGTTTATTTTTGTAAATTCGTTAAGCTTTTTTAGTATTTTTATTGATTTTTTATAAAATTTGTCATCTTTGTCTAACCTAAAGTAGGCATTCTCTATTGTGTTTTTAATGTTTTCAATTAGTAAATTAATATTAGCTCGAAGGTGACCTTTAGAGAGGTAATTAAATAAAAATATTAGAAATATAGTAAGATGTTCTTGTTTTTCGTCTTTTATTTTACCTATAAGTAAATGTGATTTGTAGTAATTTTCTATTTTTATATTTAATATTTCAATTAATTCATAAATTTTGAGCTCGGGATTTAAATAATTTCTCTTATTATCTTTTAAAAATTCTCTTAAGACTAAATAATTTCTCATATTTTTATTTTATTCTTTAAGTTTTAAGTATGTATTCTAGATCTAATTCTTTAAAATTTGGTATAACTGTATAGATTCCGTGTTGATTTCTAGATTGATTTTTCTTTCTTTCTTTAAATGCTCTTGTAAATAGATATATTATTCCCCCGAAGTTTTTATTATATTTTTCTATATTCTTAAAAAGAATTTTTTTTATTCCTAGTGCATAAATTTTGTATTGCAAGTCATATTGTTCTTGTATCATTATTTTTTTTAAGTTTCTAAGATTATAATCTTTTATGCTTTGTCCAAGGTAATTTGTTTTATAGTCTAAAATGTATACTTTATTATTGATTTTAAATATCAAATCGATTATTCCTTTAATATAGCCTTCATTTAAATTTAAGTCAAGATCTTTGTAGCTTATAAAGAGCTTTTTTTGTTTATTGGTTTTGTTGCTAATTCTTATTAAAAATTCCATTTCTTTTTGTAATTCTTGAATATCACATAGTCTTGCATTAATAAGCTTAATTTTTGTGTTTAATATATTGTAGATCATTTGTGTGAATGTTTCTTGTATCTCATATGTGTTTAGATTTGAGTTGAAATGTTTTATTTTTTTTTGTATAAGACTGATATTTTTTTTTTGAAAAGATACAAAAGTACCTTTTGCATCTTTGAAATTTATTTCTTCCATAATAGCATGAAAAATATTCCCTGTATCTTTGCCTTTTGGGAGTATTTCTTTGACAAAAGAAGCATCATTATTATAATCTGCATCATCTATTATTTCTTTGTTTATATTGTGTGAAGACTTATTCAGTGAGGAAAGGCTTGTGTAACTGTGTGTATATTCTTTTCTAAATAAATTTTTATTTATTGGTGTTGGCTTAATTAATTTTATATTTGTATTATGTTTCATGTCTAATTGATTTAATTGATAAGTTTTAATTAAATTATATACATTGAAGTCTAAATTTATGCCTTCAATTTTTTTTATTTCTGATAGTGTTAGCATTATGTTTATTATTTTGCCTTTATTGATGATAAAGAGAGCAAATCGAGCTCTAGTTGTTCCTACGTAAAAAAGATTTTTTTCTTCATTTAAGAATTTGAGGCTAGCAAATGCTTGATTTTTTTTTAATTTTAAAAAATCATATTCTATTTTGTCTTCTGAACAAAACTTATAGAATGTTTCAGATGATTTGAGCAAAGTTTGACTTTTATTGTCTTGAATATCTCCTATTAAAAATACAATATTAAGACTTAATCCTTTTGATTTATGAATCGTGAGTATTTCTATAGAATTACTGTCTTTTATATTTGTGTTGTCTTCGTCTTCTTCAAAATCTTTATTAGTTATAAGTGTTTCTAAGGTAGATATTAATGATTCTACATCTTTTTCTTGGTGGTAAATTTTAGAAATAAAGTCTATGCTTGCTTCGTAGTTATTAAGTTCTTCAAATTTTTCTTCGTTTATGAGTGTTTCTCTATAGCTTTTTTTTGTGATTGCAAATTCGGTAAAAGATGGATTATTAAAAATTCTTGCCAGGTTTATCCAAGAATCTTTGTTTGATATAATTGTATCTATTGCCTTTATTATTGTTATTTGTTTGTTTTCAAGTAAATATATTATTTCACTAATGAATTCTTCTATGTAGTGGATTTCATCTCTTTCAACAAAATTTAGATATAATTCCCATGGAAGATTTATTATTTTGCTGGTCAATACGTAGCTTAGGGTTTTAAATTCTTGTTTTCTATCTAGACATTTTATTAAATAGAATATTTCATTAAACTCTTTTGTATTAAAGAATGATTTTTCAGTTTTATTTGTTTTTATACCTTGTTTTTGAAGTGCTTTGTCTATTAAATTTATTTCTTTTGATGTTCTACAAAGTACTGCAATATCGCACTTTTTAATTTTCCTAAGTTTTTCATTATCGTATATTTTTCCATTTGTTAGCAAATATTTTATTGTAAGGGCTGTCTTTTGTATGGTATTCTCTCCCTTATCAGTTTCTATTATGTTTATTCCTTCTATTTCTTTATCATTTATAAAAATGTTATTGTTATCATTTTTAGGGTTTGTTTTAGAGCTAATAAATTCAATTTGTTCAATTTTTGATGTTTTTGTTTTATTATATATGTTGCTAAACATAATATTTAAGGGTTCAACTAACTTTTTATTTGATCTGTAGTTTATCCCTAAAGTTATTTTTGCATCTTCCTTTATTTTGTCCTTTATTCTTTGGTTATAAAATGAAACATCCGCATTTCTGAATCCATAAATTATTTGTTTAGGATCTGCTATAAATATTAACTTGATACCACAAGAGTTAAGAATTTTAAATATTTCTATTTGAATAAGATCTAGATCTTGTGATTCATCTATTAGTATTATTTTATATTTACTTTTTATTGAATTTAATAGGCTTTTGCTGGGAGATTCAAGGTGTGATTTAAAATTTAGCATTATGTGTTTTTGGTCTATTGTATTTGTTACATTAATGGTATTTACAAGCTCTCTTTCTATATATTTAAGTATTTTATATTCAAAATTTAACTTAATGTATTTTCTGAGGTTGCTTCTTTGGGGAGTTTTTGTATCTGGATTTTCTTTCATATCTATATTTGTTTTGTGGTTAAGGTTTATTAAGGATTTTTTAATCCATATTTCCTTTTCTGAAAGAGTAGTACTTTTATTAATATTAGATGTGATTATTTTGTGTAAGAATTGATTATTTATGAGTGTTTCTGTTATTTTTACTATGTCCTGTTCATTTTTATATTTTATTTCTGATATTTTAGATCCTTGATTATGTTTATTAAGAAAAATTCTTTTTTCTTCTATAGTCATTGTGTTTAATTCTTCTATTATTGAGTTATATTCGTAGATTAGT
It contains:
- the recB gene encoding exodeoxyribonuclease V subunit beta, whose product is MQEILDKIKYNQKILIEASAGTGKTYTLENTITSLLINKIYSPNEVLVLTFTKKATEEMYIRILKSIENAYNNSKTDKLLKEIYEQSNKIFISTIHKFALHSLNNFQIETGNFYQYRIKENLTSEIDEIVYEFLRKEELLKKELAINHYEFETFKSYFANTEEMIRYIKKIYKRDKTKELGDWIEKQTIFQNILINKDKLIYEYNSIIEELNTMTIEEKRIFLNKHNQGSKISEIKYKNEQDIVKITETLINNQFLHKIITSNINKSTTLSEKEIWIKKSLINLNHKTNIDMKENPDTKTPQRSNLRKYIKLNFEYKILKYIERELVNTINVTNTIDQKHIMLNFKSHLESPSKSLLNSIKSKYKIILIDESQDLDLIQIEIFKILNSCGIKLIFIADPKQIIYGFRNADVSFYNQRIKDKIKEDAKITLGINYRSNKKLVEPLNIMFSNIYNKTKTSKIEQIEFISSKTNPKNDNNNIFINDKEIEGINIIETDKGENTIQKTALTIKYLLTNGKIYDNEKLRKIKKCDIAVLCRTSKEINLIDKALQKQGIKTNKTEKSFFNTKEFNEIFYLIKCLDRKQEFKTLSYVLTSKIINLPWELYLNFVERDEIHYIEEFISEIIYLLENKQITIIKAIDTIISNKDSWINLARIFNNPSFTEFAITKKSYRETLINEEKFEELNNYEASIDFISKIYHQEKDVESLISTLETLITNKDFEEDEDNTNIKDSNSIEILTIHKSKGLSLNIVFLIGDIQDNKSQTLLKSSETFYKFCSEDKIEYDFLKLKKNQAFASLKFLNEEKNLFYVGTTRARFALFIINKGKIINIMLTLSEIKKIEGINLDFNVYNLIKTYQLNQLDMKHNTNIKLIKPTPINKNLFRKEYTHSYTSLSSLNKSSHNINKEIIDDADYNNDASFVKEILPKGKDTGNIFHAIMEEINFKDAKGTFVSFQKKNISLIQKKIKHFNSNLNTYEIQETFTQMIYNILNTKIKLINARLCDIQELQKEMEFLIRISNKTNKQKKLFISYKDLDLNLNEGYIKGIIDLIFKINNKVYILDYKTNYLGQSIKDYNLRNLKKIMIQEQYDLQYKIYALGIKKILFKNIEKYNKNFGGIIYLFTRAFKERKKNQSRNQHGIYTVIPNFKELDLEYILKT
- the recD gene encoding exodeoxyribonuclease V subunit alpha encodes the protein MRNYLVLREFLKDNKRNYLNPELKIYELIEILNIKIENYYKSHLLIGKIKDEKQEHLTIFLIFLFNYLSKGHLRANINLLIENIKNTIENAYFRLDKDDKFYKKSIKILKKLNEFTKINKIKETILNLKQNNIIRDFNPYEKIKTPLIIENNINIYTQKNFREEEELIKKIDIRLKNSKSKISKENIQNIMNNLNTKELSEEQISSIQKSLKSNFFILSGGPGTGKTTTINYILKAIDINLKNKQKVALIAPTGKASQKLKSSLKEIFKNLETEYGTIQKLLKISFINKNDKYNEKNPLEYDIIIIDETSMIDASNLLKLLKAININTKLILAGDKNQLQSISGGNIYASLVKIKDISNENVEILKKNFRSNNSINLLAEAIHKENEDLIFSQINNSRKIILKEINKINIENELFNYTKSLYKNSYNFNLKLLTDEKIEHTINLLLKKIILCSRNFGKVGTKRINESIKMHLKKIYGNLIGQIILITQNDYKNDLYNGERGVIFKENSKFYVLFKRENEKYKKINFNLINKYELSFATTIHKSQGSEYENVIIIIEDHPFLTKELLYTAITRAKESIEIISSKDIIKNVSRKTVDRDSKIWEYINALK